One region of Cyanobium sp. M30B3 genomic DNA includes:
- the leuC gene encoding 3-isopropylmalate dehydratase large subunit, with the protein MSAATLYDKVWDLHRVAELPGGSTQLFIGLHLIHEVTSPQAFAALKDLGLSVRHPERTVATVDHIVPTTSQARPFADPLAEEMLATLEANCAEHGITLHGIGSGRQGIVHVIAPELGLSQPGMTVACGDSHTSTHGAFGAIAFGIGTSQVRDVLASQSLAMNKLKVRRIWVDGQLQPGVFAKDLVLHVIRTLGVKGGVGYAYEFAGPAIAALSMEERMTLCNMAIEGGARCGYVNPDQVTFDYLQGRPCAPSGEAWQRAVAWWGSLASGADAVFDDEVRFDAAAIAPTITWGITPGQGIGVDEAVPTLEQTPPEERPLAEEAYRYMDLQPGTPIAGTPVDVCFIGSCTNGRLSDLQAAAAVAQGRQVAAGIKAFVVPGSEQVAAAAEAEGLDQVFVAAGFEWREPGCSMCLAMNPDRLEGRQISASSSNRNFKGRQGSASGRTLLMSPAMVAAAAVTGRVTDVRELLQA; encoded by the coding sequence GTGAGCGCGGCAACGCTGTACGACAAGGTCTGGGATCTGCACCGGGTGGCGGAGCTGCCGGGCGGCTCCACCCAGCTGTTCATCGGCCTGCACCTGATCCATGAGGTCACGAGCCCCCAGGCGTTCGCGGCGCTGAAGGATCTGGGCCTCTCGGTGCGCCACCCCGAGCGCACCGTCGCCACGGTGGACCACATCGTGCCCACCACCAGCCAGGCCCGGCCCTTCGCCGATCCCCTGGCCGAGGAGATGCTGGCCACCCTGGAGGCCAACTGCGCCGAGCACGGCATCACCCTGCACGGCATCGGCAGCGGCCGCCAGGGGATCGTGCATGTGATCGCCCCGGAGCTGGGCCTCAGCCAGCCGGGCATGACCGTCGCCTGCGGCGACTCCCACACCTCCACCCACGGCGCCTTCGGTGCCATCGCCTTCGGCATCGGCACCAGCCAGGTGCGCGATGTGCTGGCCAGCCAGAGCCTGGCGATGAACAAGCTCAAGGTGCGCCGCATCTGGGTGGACGGCCAGCTGCAGCCGGGCGTGTTCGCCAAGGACCTGGTGCTGCACGTGATCCGCACCCTGGGGGTGAAGGGCGGCGTGGGCTACGCCTACGAGTTCGCCGGCCCGGCGATCGCGGCCCTGTCGATGGAGGAGCGCATGACCCTCTGCAACATGGCGATCGAGGGCGGGGCCCGCTGCGGCTACGTGAACCCGGATCAGGTCACGTTCGACTACCTGCAGGGTCGCCCCTGCGCCCCCAGCGGCGAGGCCTGGCAGCGGGCGGTGGCCTGGTGGGGCAGCCTGGCCAGCGGCGCCGATGCCGTGTTCGACGACGAGGTGCGCTTCGATGCCGCCGCCATTGCACCCACGATCACCTGGGGGATCACCCCGGGCCAGGGCATCGGCGTCGATGAGGCCGTGCCCACCCTGGAGCAGACCCCGCCTGAGGAGCGCCCCCTGGCGGAGGAGGCCTACCGCTACATGGACCTGCAGCCGGGCACGCCGATCGCCGGCACACCGGTGGATGTGTGTTTCATCGGCAGCTGCACCAACGGGCGCCTCAGCGATCTGCAGGCCGCGGCCGCCGTGGCCCAGGGGCGCCAGGTGGCGGCCGGGATCAAGGCCTTTGTGGTGCCCGGCAGTGAGCAGGTGGCCGCGGCGGCCGAGGCCGAGGGGCTCGACCAGGTGTTCGTGGCGGCGGGTTTCGAGTGGCGCGAGCCGGGCTGCTCGATGTGTCTGGCGATGAACCCCGACCGGCTCGAGGGGCGCCAGATCAGCGCCAGCTCCTCCAACCGCAACTTCAAGGGCCGCCAGGGTTCCGCCAGTGGCCGCACCCTGCTGATGAGCCCGGCCATGGTGGCCGCCGCTGCCGTCACCGGCCGCGTCACCGACGTGCGCGAGCTGCTGCAGGCCTGA
- a CDS encoding TRIC cation channel family protein: MAALALGVLLVLVQAWRPEVLGPAGREHLQQLASSGRFRHWDLIGSAAFAIYGFLTALRRRYDLWGSFVLTLLPTVGGGVIRDLLIGGERFPLLLFRDPTYLALVLSVLVFGSLGSPWLVSRDLQAGWPARLLVLADSIGLASFAVIGARVALLADLPWYWLPFSAAVSCTGGGCLMDIVTGREPRTFQGEPYEEIAVLGSLLLVVLWCAADGLQPATWPITAAMPLAWTAMLLARLWVVQRGWRSWRPGS, encoded by the coding sequence TTGGCGGCCCTGGCCCTCGGGGTGCTGCTGGTGCTGGTGCAGGCCTGGCGGCCGGAGGTGCTGGGGCCAGCTGGTCGAGAGCATCTCCAGCAGTTGGCCAGCTCCGGTCGCTTTCGCCACTGGGATCTGATCGGTAGCGCCGCCTTCGCGATCTACGGATTTCTCACCGCCCTGCGGCGCCGCTACGACCTCTGGGGCAGCTTCGTGCTCACCCTGCTGCCCACGGTGGGGGGCGGCGTGATCCGTGATCTGCTGATCGGCGGGGAGCGCTTCCCGCTGCTGCTGTTCCGCGACCCCACCTACCTGGCTCTGGTGCTCTCGGTGTTGGTGTTCGGATCGTTGGGTTCGCCGTGGCTGGTCAGCCGCGACCTGCAGGCCGGCTGGCCGGCCCGCCTGCTGGTGCTCGCCGACAGCATCGGTCTGGCCAGCTTTGCCGTGATCGGTGCCCGCGTGGCGCTGCTGGCGGATCTGCCCTGGTACTGGCTGCCCTTCTCCGCAGCGGTGAGCTGCACCGGTGGTGGCTGTCTGATGGACATCGTCACCGGTCGGGAGCCCCGCACCTTCCAGGGGGAGCCCTACGAGGAGATCGCCGTGCTGGGCAGCCTGCTGCTGGTGGTGCTCTGGTGCGCAGCCGATGGGCTCCAGCCTGCAACCTGGCCGATCACCGCCGCGATGCCCCTGGCCTGGACGGCGATGCTGCTGGCCCGGCTCTGGGTGGTGCAGCGGGGCTGGCGCTCCTGGCGGCCTGGCAGCTGA
- a CDS encoding 3-isopropylmalate dehydratase small subunit, translated as MSSSAPFPAGPIRNHRGRGVAVVGADIDTDRIIPARFLKCVTFDDLARGAFADDRTELANDPAGPHPFDRDEHQEASVLVVNSNFGCGSSREHAPQALMRWGIRALIGESFAEIFFGNCLALGIPCLSAEPDTVRALQEAIAADPGAELLLDLEALEVELESEFVGANRWRVHLDPGPHQMLVSGQWDATGQLLAHAAELDRTLASLPYLRGF; from the coding sequence ATGTCCAGTTCCGCCCCCTTCCCTGCCGGTCCGATCCGCAATCACCGCGGCCGCGGCGTGGCCGTGGTGGGGGCTGACATCGACACCGACCGGATCATCCCGGCCCGCTTTCTCAAGTGCGTCACCTTCGACGACCTGGCCCGCGGCGCCTTCGCCGACGATCGCACCGAGCTGGCCAACGACCCGGCTGGCCCCCACCCCTTTGATCGCGACGAGCACCAGGAGGCCTCGGTGCTGGTGGTGAACAGCAACTTCGGCTGCGGCTCCAGCCGCGAGCACGCCCCCCAGGCGCTGATGCGCTGGGGGATCCGCGCCCTGATCGGCGAGAGCTTCGCCGAGATCTTCTTCGGCAACTGCCTGGCCCTGGGCATCCCCTGCCTCAGCGCCGAGCCCGACACGGTGCGGGCCCTGCAGGAGGCGATCGCCGCCGACCCCGGCGCCGAGCTGCTGCTGGATCTGGAGGCCCTGGAGGTGGAGCTGGAGAGCGAGTTCGTGGGCGCCAACCGCTGGCGGGTGCACCTCGATCCGGGCCCCCACCAGATGCTGGTGAGCGGCCAGTGGGATGCCACCGGCCAGCTGCTGGCCCACGCCGCAGAGCTGGACCGCACCCTGGCGTC